In one Bosea sp. RAC05 genomic region, the following are encoded:
- the grpE gene encoding nucleotide exchange factor GrpE — protein MTQNPATDNPNAEPADAATVQTPEEIIQANFAKIEAERDDLKDKLLRTLADMENLRRRTEREIADAKAYAVTSFARDMLGAADNLRRAQESLPDSARSTEEPALKALIEGVDLTERDLLKTLERHGVRKIEPLGEKFDPNMHQAMFEAPDAEVAKGLVSKVVQSGYKIGERVLRPALVGISAGAPKPQAAEGGDTTPTAH, from the coding sequence ATGACGCAGAACCCTGCGACGGACAACCCGAACGCCGAGCCCGCCGACGCGGCGACGGTGCAGACGCCGGAAGAGATCATCCAGGCGAATTTCGCGAAGATCGAGGCCGAGCGCGACGACCTCAAGGACAAGCTGCTGCGCACGCTGGCGGACATGGAGAACCTGCGCCGCCGCACCGAGCGCGAGATCGCCGACGCGAAGGCCTATGCCGTGACGAGCTTCGCCCGCGACATGCTGGGCGCGGCCGACAATCTGCGGCGTGCCCAGGAAAGCCTCCCGGACTCGGCGCGTTCCACGGAAGAGCCGGCGCTCAAGGCGCTGATCGAGGGCGTCGACCTGACCGAGCGCGATCTACTCAAGACGCTGGAACGCCATGGCGTTCGCAAGATCGAACCGCTCGGCGAGAAGTTCGACCCCAACATGCACCAGGCGATGTTCGAGGCCCCAGATGCCGAGGTCGCCAAGGGGCTCGTCTCCAAGGTCGTCCAGTCGGGCTACAAGATCGGCGAGCGCGTGCTGCGTCCGGCGCTCGTCGGCATCTCGGCCGGCGCGCCGAAGCCGCAGGCGGCCGAGGGCGGCGACACCACCCCGACCGCCCACTG